GCATGAGAGAAGAAGCAGAGAATGGAAAACTCTTTATAGGGATTGAAAAGTCGCTTTATTTGTGAACTATAATAAAATAAATTTTATTATGGGATTGGGGTCCATAATAACCCAAAAAGGCAAAAATAATGGACAAGTAACTAAAATTCCTTAATGGGAAACATTTTAATCTCACTACTCCTTAATAATCTTACTATTTATACCATTTATTTCTTCTCGTGACCTATTCTTTTCTTTGTAATATAATTGACCTATTATTAAACTAAAAAATTAAACTTCAAATTAAATATTCATACAACAATTCAACAAGGATTCCACTATCTTAACATGCTTCCCCCTTCGCCATAATTCTCCTCACCCACCATTCTACATTTCGCAATTTTGAATCTCCATTTAAAGGTAAACTTTTGTCATTTTCATGAAATTTTCTTATTAATAGATTATATATTTGATATGGGTAATGTGAAAAATCAAAATTCTGTTATAACAAATATAAAAATGATATTTAAGGATGATTTGGTATATTTTATACAATTTTGAAACGTACAAAAATCATTACACTGGTGTTAGAAAATATTTTCGTTGTTTAACACGTTCATTGTCGTGTAAAAAGATTAAATCGAAGCTATATTTAAAAAATTTATGCAAACTTCAAGTCTAAAGAAACGATTCAAGAATAAAACATAGCAAAATTAACAGAACATATATAGCACAAGTTTTTAGTCGACACTAACGATGTTAACAAACTCACAACCACACGAAATGGCATTTAGGATAAATGAAAATACGAAGGGATCTAAACAGAGTTATTATGCTGCATCAAACCGTAACAGCTACACATTTCACCACGTCAAACAGCCCACCATCCTCGATGACAACATCACACGACTCCAGCTTACCCCAAACCTCTCCTCCTTGGCGCCTTTCCAAAGCAATCTCCGCGCAGCAAATGACCTCCTTGCCGTCATGTTTTTTAGGAAAGAAGAGAGCCAGCTTCTTCTCGCCGCACTTCACCGCATTGTGCCACTTTGACTGGGCACACTCGGACGCCAAAAACTCTTCCAAACCGCTGACAACACTCCAGCGGCTCTGCTTCGGATCATACGCCCTTAACGCCTTCTCTGAACAATCGTGATAGTAGAGGAGATCATCAACCACACACGCACTCACCCAGTCCTTAGAGTTCAACACCTCGTCCATCAGTTCCCATTTCTTCTCCTTTGGTTCGTAAACAAAAGAATTGGCATTCCTGTGACCTTTCATGCAAATCTTATCCTCCATCACCACCGCATCAGACCAAAGAGCACCAACCCACATGTCTTCTTTTATCATCGCCGGCTCCCACACTTGCGTTTCTGCATCAAGCACCATCACTGTTTTACTCCACGACATCCCACCATCAAAAGTGAAACGGGAATCACCGATCAGGTAAACCTTCCCGTCGATGACATTAGCAACTTTACTAGGCATGGGAGTCGCCGAGAAGCGCTGAGGCATGTCAGGGATGGGCTGCACCGTGTGGGAGGCACAGTCAATGCAGAGGGCATCAACATCGTTGAACACGTACACCTTCGAACCCACCGAGACAAAGCTTCCACGGGAAGACACGGGAGGGAGCGATCGGACGATGACCAAGCGGTTTCTAGAGTTGAGTTTCCGGTGTAGGATGTAGAAACGGCAGTCACCCGTGTTGCGGTTGCGGAGAAGAGCGTAGACGCGGTGTTGGGTGATGCCTAGCTGAGATCGCCTCTTGTAGAGCTTAGGCGAGGCAATGAGTTTCCTGAACTTCTTGGAGACGAGGGAGAGTGTCGGGTAGTGGCTTCTGGGCACACGAGCCACGACGTCAACGGTGACGTCGTCTGGAAGCGATGGAATCAGAGGAGATGATGACAGCTCCATTAATTCAGACATGTGAAAGATGACCTAAATAAAGGGAAAAGACAGAAGCTTTGTTAGCCTATATATATCCTAAAAGACGAGAAAGTAAATCGCTGAGAAGCTGATTACAAGTTCAGACAGAAGTATTGTGCAATATATTTAGACAGAAAAGTTTCAATTTTTATCAAAGTAGAGGTCAATATATCACTCAAAACCCATCAAGAAGTGTACGCAGGACCTTTTCTAATGCAGATTTCAACAGTAATCACCAATTATTCAAATTAACTAGGCAGGACCATTACTCAACAGTAACACTCAAAGTTTCATTTTTTATCAAAGTAGAGGTCAATATATCACTCAACATGTAATCAGGACAAGTTTTGGACCATTTATCATGCATATATATTTCCACAGTAAACTACCAAAAACATTACTATCAAGTTTCAACATTTAAAGAAACAATCGAATGAGATAGTAAAGAAGAATGGAGACACAGAGAAAGAAGAGTTGATTTTTTTCCGAAATAACCTGCGAGAAGCGAGAATTTCAGCGAGGAGATTAGGGTTTCGCGCAGACTCACTCGAGAGCACAAGAGACGAACACTTGTAGCTGTAACTTTAAGGGAGAGAGAAGATGCATGAGGAGAGAAGAATCTCTCCAGGGGTTTATGTTCAAAAGCTAAACGGCGACGTTTTCGTGGCCCATAATAATCATTTCGAAGTACATAGCCTAATAGTATCTTAGTTGGCCCATTAAATAGATCACCTGGTGGCTTGATAATGTTAAGTGTTTAGCTTTTGCAAATAAGTCTTGCAATTTCCAAGTATTAACTAAACCAATTCTCTTTTGTGGATTTCAATTTGGGAAGTGAAGTTTATTTTTATTTTAAAAAAATTGCATTGTATATTACAAAAAAAATAAACAAAAGAAAACATTTTGATAAAAAAGCGTTAC
The DNA window shown above is from Brassica oleracea var. oleracea cultivar TO1000 chromosome C3, BOL, whole genome shotgun sequence and carries:
- the LOC106331701 gene encoding F-box/kelch-repeat protein At4g38940-like is translated as MSELMELSSSPLIPSLPDDVTVDVVARVPRSHYPTLSLVSKKFRKLIASPKLYKRRSQLGITQHRVYALLRNRNTGDCRFYILHRKLNSRNRLVIVRSLPPVSSRGSFVSVGSKVYVFNDVDALCIDCASHTVQPIPDMPQRFSATPMPSKVANVIDGKVYLIGDSRFTFDGGMSWSKTVMVLDAETQVWEPAMIKEDMWVGALWSDAVVMEDKICMKGHRNANSFVYEPKEKKWELMDEVLNSKDWVSACVVDDLLYYHDCSEKALRAYDPKQSRWSVVSGLEEFLASECAQSKWHNAVKCGEKKLALFFPKKHDGKEVICCAEIALERRQGGEVWGKLESCDVVIEDGGLFDVVKCVAVTV